A single window of Nicotiana sylvestris chromosome 5, ASM39365v2, whole genome shotgun sequence DNA harbors:
- the LOC138868302 gene encoding uncharacterized protein, producing the protein MDSGCSKHMRGSKIQFLSLEELKGGNVSFENEKKGEIIGVGKDIVIDGPLATTKKNAEGVDVPKTRANCTAEELKKWEKNAKAKKWLVCGLGLDEYNRIQSCTTIKKIWDTLEVAYEGTPQVKRSRGTLLYSQYDNFTMKEGETIQEMYTRFTTLINELKSLGRIILEEDKVEKILTRVLPVT; encoded by the exons ATGGATAGTggttgctcaaagcatatgagAGGAAGCAAGAtacagttcctttcacttgaggaacttaaaggaggtaatgtctccttcgAAAATgagaagaaaggtgagatcattggggttggaaag GACATAGTCATTGATGGTCCCCTGgcgactacaaagaagaatgctgaaggagtggacgtgccaaagacaagagctaactgcactgctgaagaattgaagaaatgggaaaagaatgccaaagccaagaaatggcttgtatGTGGACTGGGTCTAGACGAGTACAACAGGATTCAAAGTTGCACCACTATTAAGAAGATATGGGACACTTTAGAAGTGGCttatgaaggaactcctcaagtgaagagatcaagaggaacactgctatattctcaatatgataATTTCAcaatgaaggaaggagaaactatccaagagatgtacacaaggtttaCAACACTAataaatgaacttaaatctcttgggagaattatccttgaagaagacaaggttgagaaaatcttgacaagggtcttacCAGTGACTTAA